In one Shewanella loihica PV-4 genomic region, the following are encoded:
- a CDS encoding monovalent cation:proton antiporter family protein, with amino-acid sequence MEHSILIKILLMLMMAIVAIALFRRAGLPAILAYLITGVISGPSVFNWFTQQQIHSVAELGVVLLMFSLGLEFSLPRLWAMRRTVFGLGSAQVFVTAVLTMCISMLLGLNLSESIVVGSAIALSSTAIVLKLLNERGWLRRRHGELSVSVLLFQDLAVVPLLILMPLLASDGEMLSWHQILLAMGEGVLAFIALMAVGKWALPKVFDEVARSRSNELFVLSTLVVALVTGALTQWLGLSMALGAFIAGMLLGESQYKRQLEADIRPFRDLLMGLFFISIGMLLDFSLVITFWWQVLLLVVAVIIAKALIVFGLLRAAKESFRTSVATAISLAQVGEFSFVVLALAVNYQLLEITVSTKLVMVAVLSMAVAPWLVRHSVDIARRLHGVKSVKQGGHETIPIPEQSSDLVLILGYGRVGQTIARFMKTEAIPYLVLDRDPTRVSEARRAGEPVYFGDVAKRAILKQAQIKQAKLIVLTFTSSHVLDEVLPLCRQLAPEAKILVRTRDDEGMEALEEAGASQVIPETLEGSLMLVSQVLYQCGVPLTRILKRLEYERRNHYQYLHGFFSGEETDFTLELLHAVALPKGAQVVGQPLSAIPWDKLRVELRAVRRSGAEVESPELDWLIRPGDILIILGKPRRIEKAEHYLLQG; translated from the coding sequence ATGGAACACAGCATACTGATTAAGATCCTGTTGATGTTGATGATGGCCATAGTGGCGATCGCCCTCTTTAGGCGGGCGGGCCTACCGGCTATCCTGGCCTATCTGATCACCGGAGTGATCAGCGGCCCTTCTGTGTTCAACTGGTTCACTCAGCAGCAGATCCACTCGGTGGCCGAGCTGGGGGTAGTACTGCTGATGTTCTCTCTAGGTCTCGAATTCTCGCTGCCCAGGCTGTGGGCCATGCGCCGCACCGTATTTGGCCTGGGTAGCGCCCAGGTGTTTGTCACCGCCGTCCTCACCATGTGCATCAGCATGCTACTGGGGCTTAATCTGAGCGAGTCCATCGTGGTGGGCTCGGCCATCGCTCTCTCCTCTACTGCCATCGTACTCAAGCTGCTCAACGAGCGTGGCTGGCTCAGGCGACGTCACGGTGAGCTGTCGGTGAGTGTCTTGCTGTTTCAGGATCTGGCCGTGGTGCCCCTGTTGATCCTCATGCCTCTGTTGGCCTCAGATGGCGAGATGCTGAGCTGGCATCAGATCTTGCTCGCCATGGGGGAGGGGGTATTAGCCTTCATCGCCCTGATGGCCGTGGGTAAGTGGGCGCTGCCTAAGGTGTTTGATGAGGTGGCGCGCTCGCGCTCCAACGAGCTATTTGTGCTCTCTACCCTGGTGGTGGCGCTGGTCACAGGCGCCCTGACCCAGTGGCTGGGGCTCTCCATGGCGCTGGGCGCCTTTATCGCCGGTATGCTGCTGGGGGAGAGCCAATACAAGCGTCAGCTGGAGGCGGACATACGCCCCTTCAGGGATCTGCTGATGGGGCTCTTCTTCATCTCTATCGGCATGTTGCTCGATTTTAGCCTAGTGATCACCTTCTGGTGGCAGGTACTGCTGCTGGTGGTGGCGGTGATCATCGCCAAGGCCTTGATTGTCTTTGGCCTGCTCAGGGCGGCCAAGGAGTCGTTTCGCACCTCTGTGGCTACTGCCATCAGCCTGGCGCAGGTGGGGGAGTTCAGTTTCGTGGTGCTGGCGCTGGCGGTCAACTATCAATTGCTAGAGATCACCGTCAGCACTAAGCTGGTGATGGTGGCCGTGCTGTCGATGGCGGTGGCTCCCTGGCTGGTGCGTCACAGCGTGGATATCGCCAGACGCCTGCATGGGGTCAAGTCGGTTAAGCAGGGCGGCCACGAGACTATTCCTATCCCGGAGCAGAGTAGCGACCTGGTGTTGATTCTGGGTTATGGCCGGGTGGGGCAGACCATAGCCCGTTTTATGAAGACGGAGGCGATCCCCTATCTGGTGCTCGACCGGGACCCCACCAGGGTGAGCGAGGCGCGCCGGGCGGGAGAGCCTGTCTATTTTGGCGATGTGGCCAAGCGGGCTATCCTCAAGCAGGCGCAGATCAAACAGGCCAAGTTGATCGTGCTCACCTTTACCAGCAGTCATGTGCTCGATGAGGTCTTGCCCCTGTGCCGTCAGCTGGCGCCCGAGGCCAAGATCTTGGTGAGAACCCGCGACGATGAGGGCATGGAGGCGCTGGAGGAGGCGGGCGCCAGTCAGGTGATCCCGGAAACCCTGGAGGGCAGCCTGATGTTGGTGTCTCAGGTGCTCTATCAGTGCGGCGTGCCCCTGACCCGGATCCTCAAGCGCCTCGAATATGAGCGGCGCAATCACTATCAATATCTGCATGGCTTCTTCTCCGGCGAGGAGACAGACTTTACCTTGGAGCTGCTGCACGCCGTGGCCCTGCCCAAAGGCGCCCAAGTGGTGGGCCAGCCGCTCTCGGCCATTCCTTGGGACAAGCTCAGGGTGGAGCTCAGGGCGGTGCGCCGCAGCGGCGCCGAGGTGGAAAGCCCTGAGCTTGACTGGCTCATTCGCCCCGGGGATATCCTCATCATTCTGGGTAAGCCAAGGCGCATTGAGAAGGCCGAGCATTACCTGCTTCAAGGCTAA
- the dgcS gene encoding diguanylate cyclase DgcS, producing MDFALATEFSFDEYRYQPDHHHNTVGAPNGAPNLVTVMQQLHESLDPRTVFACYGKLMGQHLPVLGITLCYKEYQLSWGGEQGLLIKQNLSHDGVSISIAYRLSAPLIKPQTELLYQLQSLLLSPLVNAIAYQQMAKQAMHDSLTHLGNRRYYEQSLKQVLARAQRHGDAITLVVLDLDNFKSLNDKYGHLVGDEVLSQFGHTLEQAIRDSDQAFRIGGDEFTLLIEGDTQAASVLCERILAMMEGDSLLTKFQVQTSMGLAQWQLGNDAETLYLRADKALYRAKAAGRRCYRVD from the coding sequence ATGGACTTTGCCTTAGCGACAGAATTTTCGTTTGACGAATATCGCTATCAGCCAGATCACCATCACAATACAGTCGGTGCGCCAAACGGTGCGCCTAATCTAGTCACCGTCATGCAGCAGCTACATGAGAGCCTAGATCCACGGACGGTATTTGCCTGCTACGGCAAACTCATGGGACAACACTTGCCAGTGCTGGGGATCACCCTGTGCTATAAAGAGTATCAGCTAAGCTGGGGCGGTGAGCAAGGTTTACTAATAAAACAAAACCTTAGCCATGATGGGGTGAGCATCAGCATCGCCTATCGTCTGTCGGCGCCGCTGATCAAGCCACAGACAGAGCTGCTATATCAGTTGCAGTCACTGCTGCTGAGTCCCTTGGTAAACGCCATCGCCTACCAGCAGATGGCGAAACAGGCGATGCACGACTCACTCACCCATCTGGGCAACCGCCGCTACTATGAGCAGAGCCTCAAGCAGGTTCTGGCCCGCGCTCAACGCCATGGGGATGCGATCACCTTAGTGGTGCTGGATCTCGATAACTTCAAGAGCCTGAATGACAAGTATGGCCACCTGGTGGGCGATGAGGTGCTGAGTCAATTCGGCCACACACTTGAGCAGGCGATTCGCGACAGCGATCAGGCCTTCCGCATAGGCGGTGATGAGTTTACCCTGCTGATCGAAGGCGATACCCAGGCGGCCAGCGTGCTGTGTGAGCGGATCCTCGCCATGATGGAAGGCGATAGCCTGCTAACCAAGTTTCAGGTGCAGACCAGCATGGGCCTTGCCCAGTGGCAGCTTGGCAATGACGCCGAGACCCTGTACCTCAGGGCAGACAAGGCTCTCTACCGCGCCAAGGCGGCCGGACGTCGCTGCTACCGCGTCGATTAG
- a CDS encoding response regulator transcription factor, producing MLQPLKIIIADDHPLFRQALVNTLTTQFDQPMLFEAETVTALDEILTQHQDADLLLLDLNIPNAHGFNTLVNIRNSYPHIGIVVISGQEDKVTVGKAMSFGAAGFIPKSSPVEQMVKAINAVMAGRQWTPPGCEDLSAVTLDSMSSKIASLSPRQHKILMMFADGLLNKQIAYELGLSEATIKAHASAIFLKLGVHTRTQAVIAMSQLYLDKTPLTAAVEEV from the coding sequence ATGTTACAGCCACTAAAAATAATAATAGCTGATGATCATCCACTGTTTCGGCAAGCACTCGTAAACACCCTAACCACTCAGTTCGATCAGCCTATGCTGTTTGAGGCGGAAACGGTGACGGCACTGGATGAGATCTTAACCCAGCATCAGGATGCAGACCTGCTCTTATTGGATCTGAATATTCCTAATGCGCATGGATTCAATACCTTAGTCAATATTCGTAACAGCTATCCCCACATAGGGATAGTGGTGATCTCCGGCCAGGAAGATAAAGTCACTGTGGGTAAGGCGATGTCCTTCGGCGCGGCGGGCTTTATTCCCAAATCCTCGCCGGTCGAGCAGATGGTCAAGGCGATCAATGCCGTGATGGCCGGTCGCCAGTGGACGCCGCCGGGGTGTGAGGATCTTAGCGCCGTGACCCTGGATAGCATGAGTAGCAAGATAGCCAGCCTGTCACCGCGTCAGCACAAGATCCTGATGATGTTTGCCGACGGCCTGCTCAACAAGCAGATCGCCTATGAGTTAGGTCTGTCAGAGGCTACTATTAAGGCCCACGCCAGCGCCATCTTCCTCAAGCTTGGGGTACATACCCGCACTCAGGCGGTGATCGCCATGAGTCAGCTCTATCTGGACAAGACGCCGCTGACCGCCGCGGTGGAAGAGGTCTAG
- a CDS encoding patatin-like phospholipase family protein — MPDKTALVLGGGGARAAYQVGVLKAIVQFYPRNHGVPFKIICGTSAGAINGTSIATHASCFHLGVRKLEWVWRHFSTHKVYRSSFGGIFSHLAQMALMGLQDVKINTEAGSLFDNQPLRNLLNNLINFERIDRNIANGALHALSVDTSCYNSSRSVSFFQAAKEIDEWNRARRGGQRTHLHTEHLLASAAIPLVFPSVKLNRGYYGDGSVHQLAPLSSPIHLGAEKIMVINLESPHKQVHKEFEHHPKTATIAGHLLDTIFSDTLNSDLERLQRINSTLNLIPKERRHEASLKTIDTLVIKPSEDLSLIAAQHYQDMPMAVKALLRLIGINQQSDSSIVSYLLFEQSYCSALINLGYQDAMCQIDEIKAFFNIR; from the coding sequence TTGCCAGATAAGACAGCGTTGGTGTTAGGGGGCGGCGGTGCGCGCGCCGCTTACCAGGTCGGGGTACTCAAGGCGATAGTACAGTTCTATCCCCGTAACCACGGCGTGCCCTTTAAGATCATCTGCGGCACCTCTGCGGGCGCCATCAACGGCACCTCTATCGCGACCCATGCCTCCTGTTTTCATCTCGGGGTACGTAAGCTCGAGTGGGTCTGGCGCCACTTTAGCACTCACAAGGTCTACCGCTCCTCTTTTGGCGGCATCTTTTCCCACTTGGCGCAGATGGCGCTGATGGGGCTACAGGATGTGAAGATCAACACCGAAGCCGGCAGCCTGTTCGACAACCAGCCCCTGAGAAACCTGCTCAACAACCTGATTAACTTCGAGCGGATCGACCGCAACATCGCCAACGGCGCCCTGCATGCCCTGAGCGTAGATACCTCCTGCTACAACTCGTCGCGCTCGGTGAGCTTCTTTCAGGCCGCCAAGGAGATTGATGAGTGGAACCGCGCCCGCCGTGGCGGCCAGCGCACTCATCTTCATACCGAACACCTGCTGGCCAGCGCCGCCATCCCCCTGGTGTTTCCCTCGGTGAAGCTCAATCGTGGCTATTATGGTGACGGCTCTGTGCATCAGCTTGCGCCCCTGAGCAGCCCGATTCATCTGGGGGCGGAGAAGATCATGGTGATCAACCTGGAGAGCCCCCATAAGCAGGTGCACAAGGAGTTTGAGCACCACCCCAAGACGGCGACCATAGCCGGTCACCTGCTCGATACCATCTTCTCCGATACGTTAAACAGCGATCTCGAGCGTCTGCAGCGGATCAACAGCACACTCAATCTGATCCCCAAGGAGCGCAGACATGAGGCGTCGCTAAAGACCATAGATACTCTGGTGATAAAACCCAGCGAGGATCTGAGTCTCATCGCCGCCCAGCACTATCAGGATATGCCGATGGCGGTGAAGGCCCTGCTACGGCTAATCGGCATCAACCAGCAATCTGACTCGAGTATCGTCTCTTACCTGCTGTTCGAGCAGTCGTACTGCAGCGCGCTGATCAACCTGGGTTATCAGGATGCCATGTGCCAGATAGATGAGATCAAGGCCTTCTTCAATATTCGCTAA
- a CDS encoding PAS-domain containing protein, with protein sequence MFPNWLLVAISISYIGLLFLMAFLGDKYRGKWFAGQHTIIYSLSLGVYCTSWGFLGTAGQAANNSFAYLPVYIAPILLFIFAWPFIQRVIRVCLKLNITSIADLLAARFGKSPLLAVVVTFVALFGTLPYIALQQKAIVNSYEILRQDHLLSSWQLGLVVSLILAGFTIVFGVRAIDVTERHPGMMLAIAFESFVKLIAYLTIGIFVSFFLFDSPMDIWRQATEIKPLEAEFNYPNFISLFGLLIIVMSAFLCLPRQFQVLIVELKSQKHVLWSRWTFPLYVLVFAFFATPLGQAGNILYGDSLQSDAYVLFLPVFSGDIWLGLFSFLGAISAASSMVIISTIALSTMLSNEIVFPTLFKINNIQSNDFHKFRSHLLNIRKALVLLVIFMSYGMFLIAPPDTLASLGEVAFGAIAQIGPALFAAFLWRRVTLIGVLVGISSGFALWLVLNLLPQLGLYGHPFAGSGYSMTTMATLVGLFVNVMAIWLVSSFTRQSVHEQMQIGHFIERPELDKALPEVPKHVNPTELELLVARFVGKDKAAQGFYSFFSCQPQPIQDKNAHNQALIFFTENMLASVMGSASARLVLSCALHGRDIAIEDVAQLVEEASSHRKEFSRSVLHSAIENASEGISVIDKDLNLVAWNQQYLSLFNYPDDLVYIGCPVRQLIEYNLKFGKGYIPNLDEQVERRLNFLRQGSRHATERIQPDGKTIRIQGNPIPGGGFVMIFSDISMYREAEKLLKEKNLDLEARVFERTKRLEQANLQLAKSNEELAEALQKVEQAHQKKSQYLKACSHDLLQPLSAARLFSSAFVQGGQLSNKQKQQIGYIDNALQVANELLLDLNEVSRIEGGTVVPEITEFALQEVLDSLVEEFSAMASTTQAEFKCIKTKLWVRSDKVLLRRILQNLISNAFRYAGGGRILLGCRRHGDTIAIQVVDDGPGIPADKQAVIFEQFTRLQHSGHEGVNGLGLGLNIAQGLAELMQHRLTLSSQVNQGSIFSLSLSVAQPKLVEEQTSQPDILTLNGVKVLCVDDDPNVLAGMEELLKGWKCLVHTASSAQQAKACVSQFAGKIDIVLMDYQLDNNLNGLDLMAELQALSSRPIPAILITATIDEEVVQRTKELGYGYLRKIIKPIALRAVMSATLANSLHNNYSAQPSPHFNLVDPLTD encoded by the coding sequence ATGTTCCCAAACTGGCTATTGGTTGCCATCAGCATCAGCTATATCGGCCTGCTGTTTTTAATGGCATTTCTGGGTGACAAGTACCGCGGCAAGTGGTTTGCCGGGCAGCACACCATCATCTACTCCTTGTCGCTGGGGGTCTACTGTACCTCCTGGGGCTTTCTCGGCACCGCCGGACAGGCTGCCAATAACTCCTTCGCCTATCTGCCGGTTTATATCGCGCCTATCTTGCTGTTTATCTTCGCCTGGCCCTTTATCCAGCGGGTGATCCGCGTCTGTCTCAAGCTCAACATCACCTCGATTGCCGATCTGCTGGCGGCCCGTTTCGGCAAGTCGCCCTTGCTGGCGGTGGTAGTCACCTTCGTCGCCCTGTTCGGCACCCTGCCCTATATCGCGTTGCAGCAGAAGGCGATCGTTAACTCCTATGAGATATTGCGGCAAGATCACCTGCTCTCCTCCTGGCAGCTGGGCCTGGTGGTGAGCCTGATCCTCGCCGGTTTCACCATAGTGTTCGGGGTACGCGCCATCGACGTGACCGAGCGCCATCCGGGCATGATGCTGGCCATCGCCTTCGAGTCCTTCGTGAAGCTTATCGCCTACCTCACCATAGGCATCTTCGTCTCCTTCTTCCTGTTCGACTCGCCTATGGATATCTGGCGCCAGGCGACGGAGATCAAGCCCCTAGAGGCGGAGTTTAATTACCCCAACTTCATCTCGCTGTTTGGCCTGTTGATTATCGTGATGTCGGCATTTCTCTGTCTGCCGAGGCAGTTCCAGGTGTTGATCGTCGAGCTGAAATCACAGAAGCATGTGCTCTGGAGCCGCTGGACCTTCCCCCTCTATGTGCTAGTGTTTGCCTTCTTCGCCACGCCATTGGGTCAGGCGGGCAACATCCTCTATGGCGACTCGCTACAGAGCGACGCCTATGTGCTGTTTCTGCCTGTCTTCAGCGGCGATATCTGGCTGGGGCTGTTTAGTTTTCTCGGCGCCATCTCGGCGGCCAGCTCTATGGTGATCATCTCCACCATCGCCCTGAGTACCATGCTGAGTAACGAGATCGTCTTCCCGACCCTATTTAAGATCAACAATATACAGAGCAATGACTTCCACAAGTTCCGCTCGCACCTGCTTAATATCCGCAAGGCGCTGGTACTGCTGGTGATCTTCATGAGCTATGGCATGTTCCTCATCGCCCCGCCCGACACACTGGCCTCTTTAGGTGAGGTAGCCTTCGGCGCCATCGCCCAGATAGGCCCTGCGCTGTTTGCCGCCTTCCTCTGGCGTCGGGTCACGCTGATCGGCGTATTGGTTGGGATCTCCAGCGGCTTCGCCCTCTGGCTGGTGCTTAACCTGTTGCCGCAGCTGGGTCTCTACGGTCACCCCTTCGCCGGCAGCGGTTATTCGATGACGACGATGGCAACTCTGGTGGGTCTGTTTGTCAACGTGATGGCCATCTGGCTAGTCTCCTCCTTTACCCGCCAGAGCGTGCACGAGCAGATGCAGATAGGTCACTTCATCGAGCGGCCCGAGCTCGACAAGGCGCTGCCCGAGGTGCCCAAGCATGTGAACCCGACCGAGCTTGAGCTACTGGTGGCCCGCTTCGTCGGCAAGGACAAGGCCGCCCAGGGCTTCTACTCCTTCTTCTCCTGTCAGCCCCAGCCAATTCAGGACAAGAACGCCCATAATCAGGCCTTGATCTTCTTTACCGAAAACATGCTCGCCAGCGTCATGGGCTCAGCCTCGGCGCGCCTGGTGCTCTCCTGCGCCCTCCATGGCCGCGACATCGCCATAGAGGATGTGGCCCAGCTGGTAGAGGAAGCCTCCAGCCATCGCAAGGAGTTCAGTCGCAGCGTGCTGCACAGCGCCATCGAGAACGCCAGCGAAGGGATCTCTGTGATCGATAAAGACCTCAACCTGGTGGCCTGGAACCAGCAATACCTCAGCCTGTTTAACTACCCGGACGACCTCGTCTACATCGGCTGCCCGGTGCGCCAGCTGATCGAGTACAACCTCAAGTTCGGCAAGGGCTATATTCCCAACTTGGATGAACAGGTGGAGCGGCGCCTCAACTTCCTGCGCCAGGGGAGCCGCCACGCCACCGAGCGCATCCAGCCCGACGGCAAGACGATTCGCATCCAGGGCAATCCCATACCCGGCGGCGGCTTCGTGATGATCTTCTCCGACATCAGCATGTACCGTGAGGCGGAGAAACTGCTGAAAGAGAAAAACTTAGACTTGGAAGCCAGGGTATTTGAGCGCACCAAGCGACTCGAACAGGCCAACCTGCAGCTGGCCAAGTCCAACGAAGAGCTGGCCGAGGCGCTACAGAAGGTAGAACAGGCGCACCAGAAAAAGAGTCAGTATCTCAAGGCCTGTAGCCATGATCTGCTGCAGCCACTGTCGGCGGCGCGCCTCTTCTCCTCCGCCTTCGTCCAGGGCGGGCAGCTGTCCAACAAACAGAAGCAGCAGATAGGCTATATCGACAACGCCCTGCAGGTGGCCAACGAGCTGCTGCTGGATCTCAACGAGGTGTCGCGCATCGAGGGTGGCACTGTAGTGCCCGAGATCACAGAGTTTGCCCTGCAGGAGGTGCTCGACTCCCTGGTGGAGGAGTTCAGCGCCATGGCCAGCACCACACAGGCTGAGTTTAAGTGCATCAAGACCAAGCTCTGGGTGCGCAGCGACAAGGTGCTGCTCAGACGCATACTGCAGAACCTGATCAGCAACGCGTTTCGTTACGCCGGCGGCGGCCGTATCCTGCTGGGTTGTCGCCGCCACGGCGACACCATCGCCATCCAGGTGGTAGACGATGGCCCTGGGATCCCCGCCGATAAGCAGGCGGTGATCTTCGAGCAGTTTACCCGTTTGCAGCACTCGGGCCATGAGGGCGTTAACGGCCTGGGACTGGGGCTGAATATCGCCCAGGGGCTGGCGGAGCTGATGCAGCATCGGCTTACCCTGTCATCACAGGTCAATCAGGGCAGTATCTTCAGCCTGAGCCTAAGTGTCGCCCAACCAAAACTTGTGGAGGAGCAGACCAGCCAGCCGGATATCCTTACACTCAACGGCGTCAAGGTGCTGTGCGTCGATGACGACCCCAATGTGTTGGCGGGCATGGAGGAGCTATTGAAGGGCTGGAAGTGTCTGGTGCATACCGCCTCCTCGGCGCAGCAAGCCAAGGCCTGTGTCAGCCAGTTTGCCGGTAAGATAGACATAGTGCTGATGGACTATCAGCTGGATAACAACCTGAACGGCCTGGATCTCATGGCCGAGCTACAGGCCCTCTCCAGCCGCCCCATTCCGGCGATTCTGATCACCGCCACCATAGACGAGGAGGTGGTGCAGCGCACCAAGGAGCTGGGTTATGGCTATCTGCGTAAGATCATCAAGCCCATCGCCCTGCGCGCCGTGATGAGCGCTACCCTGGCCAACAGCCTGCACAACAACTATTCGGCCCAGCCGAGCCCCCACTTTAACCTGGTGGACCCGCTGACCGATTAA
- a CDS encoding SGNH/GDSL hydrolase family protein, producing the protein MVRPALLIVLSPLLLMQALWVKWRTPRLPEPDGERSGELGEGKPLRLLILGDSAAAGVGVSHQDKALSGQLTRLLAPHYRLNWCLHAKSGMTTAQTLKFVQQAPNGVDVILISLGVNDLLSPIDVQRWLASTGALIGGLLEASPGAMVLLTPLPPLGNFPRFKQPLAGVLRRREARFNRALEQFCQEKAACQLLPLMLPLTPDALASDGFHPSAASYRLWAECASQAILARHLIEDTRPV; encoded by the coding sequence ATGGTACGACCAGCCCTGTTAATAGTGCTCTCTCCCTTGCTGCTGATGCAGGCGCTGTGGGTCAAGTGGCGCACGCCAAGGCTGCCCGAGCCTGATGGTGAACGCAGTGGTGAGTTGGGGGAAGGGAAGCCGCTTAGGCTGTTGATTCTAGGGGACTCGGCCGCGGCGGGCGTCGGCGTCTCCCACCAAGACAAGGCCCTGAGCGGTCAGCTCACTCGTCTGTTGGCGCCTCACTATCGCCTTAACTGGTGCTTACATGCCAAGTCGGGCATGACCACGGCTCAGACGCTCAAGTTTGTCCAGCAGGCACCAAATGGGGTCGATGTCATTCTTATCTCTCTGGGGGTCAACGATCTGCTCTCGCCCATCGACGTGCAGCGCTGGCTCGCCTCGACCGGCGCGCTGATAGGCGGTTTACTTGAGGCCTCACCCGGCGCAATGGTGCTGCTGACGCCGCTGCCGCCCCTGGGGAACTTTCCGAGGTTTAAACAGCCTCTCGCCGGTGTGTTGCGGCGACGGGAGGCGCGCTTTAATCGGGCGCTAGAGCAGTTTTGCCAAGAGAAAGCGGCCTGTCAGCTCCTGCCCCTCATGCTGCCTCTGACGCCAGACGCCCTAGCCAGCGATGGCTTTCACCCCAGTGCGGCCAGCTATCGTCTGTGGGCGGAATGCGCCAGTCAGGCGATCCTCGCCCGGCACCTTATTGAAGACACGCGTCCAGTCTAG